TTTTGTTCGATGAGTTTGAGAGTCGAGTCGATCTCTTCGTTCGTTAAGAGATAGTTAAACGAACCGAAAAGGCTGATGACACAATCCAAAAGAAAACCGGATTGATATTTCTGCATCGGGGCGACGTCGAACTTACAATGAGAATATCTTTTTTTCGCGACGTCGATCATACGCGAGGAAGAATCGATTCCTTTCGGTCTATAACCGAGGGATTGGAAATAACGAACGTGTTCTCCCGTTCCACAACCCATATCCAGAATCGTCATGATTCTGTGTTTGCGGAAAAGACGATCCAAGAACTTGGCTTCGGAATCGATCTTGCGGGCCGGTTTTTCGATATCAAAGTAGAATTCTGCGAGTTCGTTGTACAACTTCATAAAAATTGGTTCAGAGGTATCGGAATCTGCCCGTTAACTATATTAACGGCACTCAGCTTATGAAAATCCAATATTTCGGAATCATTTTCGTTTTTTTTAATCGATCCCTATTCGCACAAACCAAGCAGATCGGCTTTACTCAGGAATTCTTAACCGGGGATACCTTGATTTTGGGAGGAATTTCGATTTCGCTTTTATTCCTTTTCGGTCTGGTTCTCAAAGAAAGTGTACACAAACCGGAAAGAGAAAAGAGGAAAGAAAAATTATCTGAAAACAAAAACGCAACTTTGAATCTTCCGGAAATAAAATCAGAAAGGGAGAATCCGGTTTCATCCGAACAAAGGGCCAACCATTTAGTAAGACAGAATGAAAATTCTTTTCGACAAAACGGAACGCAGATCACTTGGAAAAGAGAGGTGCCTTCTCATCCGGAGCTGATTCTTGCTCATCAGAAATTTTTGGAACAGCTTGGATCCAAGATTCAAAACGCGGAGCTCTATTTTCTGAGCGGAAACGTTTCCCTCCTTCTGGCATCAAAACGAGGAAGGTTGTTTCATCTTCCCGAATCCGCGGAAGAATGGACTCCATCCGAAAAAACTTTGAAGGAAATCCTTCAAGGAAGAGTGGGTTTTCAGGAAGAATTTGCATACGTTCCTCTTTCCACCGGAATTCTTCCGTTCGGATATCTAAAACTTGCTACCGTCGATTGGAAACTTTTGAATCCGAGGGAATTTCAATCCTGGAAGGAAGAATACGAGGAACAAGTATCGATTCAGTTCGAATCCTCGGATCCGGAAACCGGCTTTGGAAATATCCACGCGTTCGAAGTAGACAAAATTCGAGTGAATGAGAATATCCTAATATTTGCAAGTATTAACGCTGAGTCTTCGTTTCCTTATATTCTAAAATGGATGTCCCTCTGGACTTCGAAAATTCTTCGTAAACCGGTTCGATATTATAGAATCCGTCAGGATCGGGTCGCGT
The Leptospira stimsonii DNA segment above includes these coding regions:
- a CDS encoding class I SAM-dependent DNA methyltransferase; protein product: MKLYNELAEFYFDIEKPARKIDSEAKFLDRLFRKHRIMTILDMGCGTGEHVRYFQSLGYRPKGIDSSSRMIDVAKKRYSHCKFDVAPMQKYQSGFLLDCVISLFGSFNYLLTNEEIDSTLKLIEQNLKPAGLAILEVWNAEPLRAIKRKPITPVAQIKSQNATIQRNRGFRLVRADTSTMVEVNYIYQINTREIRDKHVMRVFYLPEIEKMILRHKFEIMHVYSGFNETKFKNSAGRMILVLKRKSA